From Mya arenaria isolate MELC-2E11 chromosome 1, ASM2691426v1, a single genomic window includes:
- the LOC128233082 gene encoding uncharacterized protein LOC128233082 isoform X2, with product MEEAEMPDGSPCGANTGEEPGTSGDGETDLESAMVMMKAALAKKHKSSPSVVNMLDKLMETMKGGDDTEVCLVVSNRRSGKSSVIGPDLTRRGSRKRPAKFYSEEGDDDDSDGSGAAAHVDDDEDTDFVVTPKALSKPRREVEANEMRDWRGKVVTITPPTKERTLKLNLVTEEENRIHEDFFGSRPKSTKTAERYLKIRNHIILLWQQNKPEMVTKAMARKGLLDCGDVNCISRIHTYLEKSGVINFNAEEASTPRSVVKSKRRKIVADTDSDGDPEEDADDTPDYRPNKDGDISEQDRKTKSRRKKMVRESIKQSVVRQSARQVTKPSQVAKTSKAQTKAKNKPANKVKEFENLGPDIEEVGKPTDMTPVRSSGRTRRQTKTPNWAEILSGRKSFRRDGATLGNIKKEVDSDIEEPAEEIEDEAEDSDESFNAEVSDTNVNTDIEELSNDTGDSLDEETPKHEVIFKPMKKQTSVSETNADKGDDSPMKIDGTATDAAEGDSVIENEQPIKIIKEQSSDCNIVTIPPHINSRPAILFQCRPCLKTFLEEAHLTKHINEMHKANQKETPMQIEKTKGSEEEEDGDLDDDFSEERVDENNGVEMKDKNEGTFTKDPNVVSEVNPNVKIETYKIVKFKPQSFRVKTPVQDRVAFVKKGKKEKHECEKCGTEFLSVVNLKRHMLLHSNKVYECPHCAKIMKRMDYVNAHIKKVHPDVDLTKNPVDFEKYSHTVDENEDEKETNANAEGRKDKIRVISGTGKKVCPDCSNLFDTQAELEEHMIVVHQKELKDSAYTCRACQKQFKTLVSFQVHKLSHRKKDFVCAHCDQKFTSNTQLQVHKRNDHEIRHGTLAYFGYLKNNDRITCEICSSDFDSFEEYLPHRHDHLTFEYLCSKCGNGFMTQEMFDGHLKSYCKKEQHLFFPCGVCNKRFGAYEVRRKHLISAHPKEGTQHYCHHCAKTFSSDEDLQQHIVEHVAEKVFFCEFCEKLFFEKRILVDHRDTHKASKNFQCKICLKFYYSSRSLQRHIKLHLYQTQKACKICEQKFSTQDDLIRHMTQDHGEVESYEDRELLPCPHCTAQFKTENKLEKHILMHSLENSSSKYMCSHCDKVLDSNEVPLDKHMEMEHPLLMTPESTNVGYLKKDFRCPHCDFFATVKQRLDRHMEVHNVEKKFECKYCLKKFQTTSSLMTHVIMHRGKVRKNAKPEPICTWPGCHKQFMKHSIYKRHIVAHIYKIKNGKEVCFCKQCEYSGIEGKKINVVLRDGEIDNVQALGFLDQQSRCQIVAQVGKGLMVEGEDGLRQAVTDTEEENPAMEVLQEAIAQIEDIERHNGQQEPREEVVGNVIEQEHEDGVGSTTTTEMSGYAQSDEKTVEAEHNQGAEEQVTAGTQTMPQDDDDEPADMIVNAEDDGEIKVRMIAVNDGAANTANTKSILIQPLAGAAQQGDGAMYERVTTYMEDDVDAVLEGVNAEGNYECGVCELMFEHACQVLRHFEGAHPLFRFPKCEVCSRYALDQKGMADHKLTHEDVKKYKCPECDRYFRTKAYLKQHVIIHQTNKPYVCGECGHGFSQKGIYQEHLRRHLGVKPFKCAICNKQFVSKSLLKIHMYSHTSERPYKCPYCPKGFAERYVMQVHMRQHENDRPFQCTECSKNFCARPKLVRHMSTVHGIDKEELTSFVPTKVGEGVGYRDSRKLQPIKPALPQDERRKTKVVYIDQHGIVVKEVQDGHEKMYADTEAVEEESKTTEADLSNIQLEVVTHRDADGNIQTILPVGNYQNLISGNEEGLPVVYQEVESEVTGEEEIEMGGQSYTLVATDGEWLTSDVMQKQLIAQGITSIQENGDTEEGGKIQVITQEVGELEGAGEGGMVVSHPGDGQEGGVEGEVQKFSINISEDGTVNAEDLEALRHMYNDQQIVIVLENQQQE from the exons ATGGag GAGGCAGAGATGCCAGATGGTTCCCCATGTGGTGCCAACACAGGAGAGGAGCCCGGTACCAGTGGTGACGGGGAAACGGATCTGGAGAGCGCCATGGTTATGATGAAAGCTGCCCTCGCCAAGAAACACAAGTCCTCACCAAGCGTTGTCAACATGCTGGATAAACTCATGGAGACCATG AAAGGTGGTGATGACACAGAGGTGTGCTTGGTCGTCAGTAACCGTCGCAGTGGGAAGAGCTCTGTGATTGGTCCAGACCTTACACGCAGGG GTTCAAGAAAGAGGCCAGCTAAATTTTACAGTGAGgaaggtgatgatgatgatagcgATGGCAGTGGTGCTGCTGCtcatgttgatgatgatgaagatacTGATTTTGTTGTCACACCAAAAGCACTGAGCAAACCCAGAAGGGAGGTTGAAG CCAATGAGATGCGGGACTGGAGAGGGAAGGTGGTCACtattaccccacccaccaagGAACGGACTCTCAAACTCAACCTGGTTACAGAAGAAGAAAATAGGATCCATGAAGACTTCTTTGGAAGTAGGCCGAAATCAACAAAGACGGCTGAAAGATACCTGAAGATTCGAAACCATATCATCTTGTTATG GCAACAGAACAAACCAGAGATGGTGACGAAGGCGATGGCTCGTAAAGGCCTTCTAGATTGTGGAGACGTCAACTGTATCAGCCGTATTCACACTTATCTTGAGAAGTCTGGAGTTATTAACTTCAATGCAG AGGAGGCTTCTACTCCCAGATCAGTGGTAAAATCCAAGCGTCGTAAGATTGTTGCCGACACTGACAGCGATGGTGACCCGGAAGAAGACGCTGACGACACTCCAGACTATCGGCCAAACAAAGATGGTGACATATCTG AACAAGACAGAAAGACAAAGtccagaagaaaaaaaatggttcgtGAATCCATAAAGCAGTCGGTTGTTAGACAGTCGGCCAGACAAGTCACAAAACCATCACAGGTAGCAAAAACATCAAAAGCACAAACAAAAGCCAAAAACAAGCCGGCCAATAAggtgaaggaatttgaaaaTCTGGGACCAGATATTGAGGAAGTAGGCAAGCCAACTGATATGACACCTGTTAGGTCTTCAGGTAGAACCAgaagacaaacaaaaacaccaaaCTGGGCCGAGATTCTGAGTGGACGAAAAAGCTTCAGGAGAGATGGAGCCACTTTGGGAAACATAAAGAAAGAGGTTGATTCTGATATTGAAGAACCAGCTGAAGAGATTGAGGATGAAGCAGAAGATTCTGATGAATCATTCAATGCAGAAGTTTCTGACACTAATGTGAATACAGATATTGAAGAGCTCTCTAATGATACTGGTGATAGTCTTGATGAAGAAACACCTAAACATGAAGTTATATTCAAACCAATGAAGAAACAAACAAGTGTTAGTGAAACAAATGCTGACAAAGGAGATGATTCACCAATGAAAATAGATGGAACAGCTACTGATGCTGCTGAAGGAGATTCAgttattgaaaatgaacaacCCATTAAGATAATTAAAGAGCAGTCATCTGATTGTAATATTGTGACTATACCTCCACACATTAATTCGAGACCAGCAATTCTGTTCCAGTGCAGGCCTTGTTTGAAGACATTTCTTGAAGAAGCTCATTTGACTAAACATATTAATGAAATGCATAAGGCTAACCAAAAGGAAACACCGATGCAAATTGAGAAGACCAAGGGTTcagaggaggaggaggatggTGATTTGGATGATGATTTTTCAGAAGAAAGAGTGGATGAAAACAATGGTGTTGAAATGAAGGATAAAAATGAGGGGACCTTTACTAAAGATCCTAATGTTGTAAGTGAAGTTAATCCTAATGTTAAGAtagaaacatataaaattgtgaaatttaaGCCTCAGTCTTTCAGAGTTAAGACTCCAGTTCAGGATAGAGTTGCATTTGTCAAGAAGGGgaagaaagaaaaacatgagTGTGAAAAGTGTGGGACTGAATTTCTTAGCGTAGTTAATCTTAAGAGGCATATGCTATTACACTCAAACAAAGTGTATGAATGCCCGCACTGTGCTAAAATAATGAAGAGGATGGATTACGTCAATGCTCACATAAAAAAAGTACACCCAGATGTCGATCTTACAAAGAACCCTGTTGATTTTGAGAAATACTCGCATACTGTTGATGAAAATGAGGATGAAAAAGAAACCAACGCCAATGCTGAAGGTAGGAAAGATAAGATTCGAGTTATCTCAGGCACTGGTAAGAAAGTTTGCCCAGACTGTTCAAACCTGTTTGATACACAGGCTGAACTAGAGGAACACATGATTGTGGTCCACCAGAAGGAGCTGAAAGACTCTGCTTACACCTGTAGGGCCTGtcaaaaacagttcaaaacCCTCGTAAGCTTCCAGGTTCACAAGCTTAGTCATAGAAAAAAGGACTTTGTGTGTGCGCACTGTGACCAGAAGTTTACCTCCAACACACAACTGCAGGTCCATAAAAGGAATGATCATGAAATACGGCATGGCACTTTGGCATATTTTGGATACCTGAAGAATAACGATCGTATAACGTGTGAGATTTGTAGCTCGGATTTTGACTCTTTTGAAGAGTACCTTCCTCACAGGCACGATCATCTGACATTTGAATACCTGTGTAGCAAATGTGGCAATGGCTTTATGACACAGGAAATGTTTGATGGCCACCTGAAGTCTTACTGCAAAAAAGAACAACACCTCTTCTTCCCATGCGGTGTGTGTAACAAGCGGTTTGGAGCTTACGAAGTCAGGCGAAAACATTTGATATCCGCTCACCCGAAAGAAGGCACACAACACTATTGCCACCATTGTGCAAAGACATTCAGCTCTGATGAGGACTTGCAGCAACACATTGTAGAACATGTAGCAGAGAAAGTCTTCTTCTGTGAATTCTGTGAGAAACTGTTCTTCGAGAAAAGGATTTTAGTTGATCATAGAGACACTCATAAAGCAAGCAAGAATTTCCAGTGTAAGATCTGTCTTAAGTTCTATTACAGCTCCCGAAGTTTACAAAGACATATCAAGCTACATCTGTATCAGACTCAGAAAGCATGCAAGATATGTGAACAGAAGTTCTCGACACAAGATGACCTGATCCGACACATGACCCAGGACCATGGGGAGGTGGAATCTTACGAAGATCGCGAGCTTCTTCCATGTCCACACTGCACAGCCCAGTTCAAAACAGAGAACAAGCTTGAGAAACACATCCTCATGCATAGCTTAGAGAATTCCTCCAGTAAATACATGTGTTCACATTGCGATAAAGTTCTTGACAGTAATGAGGTCCCTCTAGATAAACATATGGAGATGGAGCATCCATTGTTGATGACACCGGAATCGACTAATGTTGGATACCTTAAGAAGGACTTCAGATGTCCGCACTGTGACTTTTTCGCCACAGTAAAACAGCGACTTGATCGGCATATGGAGGTGCACAATGTTGAAAAGAAATTTGAATGCAAGTATTGCCTGAAGAAGTTCCAAACAACGAGCTCGCTCATGACTCATGTTATTATGCACAGGGGGAAAGTGAGAAAGAATGCTAAACCAGAGCCAATCTGTACATGGCCAGGGTGTCACAAACAGTTCATGAAGCATTCGATTTACAAGAGGCATATTGTCGCTCACATCTACAAGATCAAGAATGGCAAAGAGGTCTGCTTCTGTAAGCAGTGTGAGTACAGTGGAATTGAAGGGAAGAAGATCAATGTCGTCCTGCGCGACGGCGAGATTGACAACGTGCAAGCTCTGGGTTTCCTAGATCAGCAGAGTCGGTGTCAGATAGTGGCTCAGGTTGGTAAAGGTTTGATGGTAGAAGGAGAAGATGGTTTACGCCAGGCAGTCACTGATACTGAAGAGGAAAACCCAGCAATGGAGGTCCTTCAAGAGGCGATAGCTCAGATAGAGGACATCGAGAGGCATAATGGTCAACAGGAGCCCAGGGAAGAAGTCGTTGGTAATGTGATAGAGCAGGAGCATGAAGATGGGGTGGGttctacaacaacaacagaaatgtCAGGGTATGCTCAATCTGATGAGAAAACTGTAGAAGCTGAACACAACCAGGGAGCTGAAGAACAAGTTACTGCTGGTACTCAAACCATGCCtcaagatgatgatgatgaacctGCTGATATGATTGTAAATGCTGAGGATGATGGAGAAATAAAAGTCAGAATGATTGCGGTTAATGATGGTGCTGCCAACACTGCAAACACCAAAAGCATCCTGATCCAACCCCTGGCCGGAGCTGCTCAGCAAGGAGATGGAGCAATGTATGAAAGGGTTACAACTTATATGGAGGATGATGTTGATGCAGTTCTGGAGGGAGTCAATGCAGAGGGGAATTATGAGTGTGGAGTTTGTGAACTCATGTTTGAGCATGCCTGTCAGGTATTGAGGCACTTTGAGGGAGCTCATCCACTATTCAGGTTCCCGAAATGTGAAGTATGTTCGAGGTACGCTTTAGATCAAAAAGGGATGGCGGACCACAAGCTGACTCATGAGGATGTCAAGAAGTACAAGTGCCCAGAATGTGACCGCTATTTCCGCACTAAGGCTTACCTGAAGCAGCATGTTATCATACATCAGACAAATAAACCTTATGTCTGTGGTGAGTGCGGTCATGGGTTTTCCCAGAAGGGCATTTATCAGGAACATTTGAGGCGCCATCTTGGGGTCAAGCCATTTAAGTGTGCCATTTGCAATAAGCAGTTTGTATCAAAATCATTGCTCAAGATCCATATGTACAGTCACACGTCAGAGAGGCCATACAAGTGTCCATATTGTCCTAAAGGGTTTGCTGAGCGCTACGTTATGCAGGTCCACATGAGGCAACACGAGAACGACAGGCCTTTCCAATGCACAGAATGTTCAAAGAACTTTTGTGCCCGCCCCAAACTTGTTAGGCATATGAGCACAGTGCATGGCATTGATAAAGAGGAACTCACATCATTTGTGCCAACTAAGGTCGGTGAAGGGGTCGGGTATCGGGATTCCAGGAAGCTGCAGCCAATCAAGCCCGCCTTGCCACAGGATGAAAGAAGAAAGACCAAGGTTGTGTACATTGATCAACATGGGATCGTTGTGAAGGAG GTACAGGATGGACATGAGAAAATGTATGCAGACACTGAGGCAGTGGAAGAGGAGTCGAAGACAACCGAGGCGGATCTCAGTAACATCCAGCTTGAGGTGGTCACTCATCGGGACGCAGACGGCAACATTCAGACTATTCTGCCAGTTGGAAATTACCAGAACCTGATCTCTGGTAACGAGGAGGGTCTACCAGTTGTATACCAGGAAGTGGAGTCCGAAGTGACCGGGGAGGAGGAGATAGAGATGGGCGGTCAGAGCTACACGCTGGTTGCAACAGATGGGGAGTGGTTGACCAGCGATGTTATGCAGAAGCAGCTAATCGCCCAGGGCATTACAAGCATACAAGAGAATGGGGACACGGAGGAAGGGGGCAAGATTCAG GTGATCACCCAGGAGGTTGGAGAGCTGGAAGGGGCCGGAGAGGGGGGCATGGTTGTCTCTCACCCTGGGGACGGTCAGGAGGGAGGGGTAGAAGGGGAAGTACAGAAGTTCAGCATCAACATCAGCGAAGATGGGACAGTGAATGCCGAAGATCTGGAGGCTCTTAGGCACATGTACAATGACCAGCAGATCGTTATTGTTCTTGAAAATCAGCAACAAGAGTGA